One genomic window of Desmospora activa DSM 45169 includes the following:
- a CDS encoding 1,4-dihydroxy-2-naphthoate polyprenyltransferase has translation MEQTQPAQTGWKVWWQLLRPHTLTASFVPVLIGTALAIPHTGIHLPLFTAMLIASILIQAATNMFNEYYDYKRGLDTAESVGIGGAIVRYGIAPKTVMVLAVSFCAVAVLLGVYICMESSWWLATVGSICIAVGYLYTGGPWPIAYTPFGELVSGLFMGVILIQIAFFIQTGTLTFPSLLTSVPTAILVGAILMANNIRDREGDQRSGRRTLAILLGHDGAVRFLTGMFISAYLWVLLLMVVGIAPVWLLLVFLSLPKAFQASKAFHGKSKNTEMVSAMKATAQLNTIFGFLLALGLFLGYTLS, from the coding sequence TTGGAGCAAACACAACCGGCACAAACCGGATGGAAGGTATGGTGGCAACTGCTGCGGCCCCACACATTGACGGCTTCCTTTGTCCCCGTCTTGATCGGAACCGCGTTGGCCATTCCTCATACGGGGATTCACCTTCCCCTGTTTACCGCAATGCTGATCGCCTCCATTTTAATTCAGGCGGCTACCAATATGTTTAATGAGTATTACGATTACAAACGAGGATTGGATACAGCGGAATCTGTGGGTATCGGTGGAGCTATTGTGCGATACGGCATCGCCCCCAAGACTGTGATGGTCCTCGCCGTCAGCTTTTGCGCCGTTGCCGTCTTGCTGGGTGTCTACATTTGTATGGAAAGCTCATGGTGGCTGGCCACAGTCGGGAGCATTTGTATCGCCGTCGGTTATCTCTATACCGGCGGTCCCTGGCCAATCGCCTATACGCCCTTTGGAGAGCTGGTGTCCGGACTTTTTATGGGTGTCATCCTGATACAGATCGCCTTCTTTATCCAGACGGGGACGCTCACCTTTCCCAGCCTGCTCACCTCCGTTCCTACGGCTATATTGGTAGGAGCCATCCTAATGGCCAACAATATTCGTGACCGGGAAGGCGATCAACGAAGCGGCCGCCGCACCTTGGCTATTCTGCTGGGACATGATGGAGCCGTCCGCTTTTTGACGGGCATGTTTATCTCCGCTTATCTATGGGTGTTGCTGTTGATGGTGGTAGGCATTGCCCCTGTATGGCTCTTGCTGGTCTTTCTTAGCTTGCCGAAAGCGTTTCAAGCTTCCAAGGCTTTTCACGGGAAGAGCAAAAATACGGAAATGGTGTCCGCCATGAAAGCTACCGCTCAACTAAACACCATTTTTGGCTTTTTGTTGGCTTTGGGACTGTTTTTGGGTTATACACTATCCTGA
- a CDS encoding ArsR/SmtB family transcription factor, which produces MDYNRLADFYKALADKTRLRILALLKEEDLCVGELVSILDMTQPAVSQHVRKLRLAGLVKERRQGQWVYYSLSGEDLPFYPAILEHLPDARHELEQLKQEGKKGICD; this is translated from the coding sequence ATGGATTACAATCGGTTGGCGGATTTCTACAAGGCGTTAGCGGATAAGACTCGGCTGCGCATTTTAGCCCTATTAAAAGAAGAGGATCTATGTGTAGGTGAGCTTGTCTCGATTCTGGACATGACCCAGCCGGCGGTTTCCCAGCATGTGCGCAAACTGCGCCTCGCCGGTTTAGTGAAGGAACGGCGCCAAGGTCAATGGGTATATTACTCCCTTTCCGGTGAGGATTTGCCTTTTTATCCGGCTATATTGGAACACTTACCCGATGCGAGGCATGAACTGGAACAGCTGAAGCAAGAGGGCAAAAAAGGGATTTGTGACTGA
- the trxB gene encoding thioredoxin-disulfide reductase: MNKVIILGTGPAGLTAAIYLARANMKPLVVEGPEPGGQLTTTTDVENFPGFPDGILGPELMNHMRKQAERFGAEFKRGWVTDVDLSNRPFRIQVDSLGELQAESLVISTGASAKLLGIPGEKENMGQGVSTCATCDGFFYRGKKIIVVGGGDSAMEEANFLTKFASEVTVVHRRDELRASKIMQDRARENEKIKWALNRVPVEVITKEDGGVKGLKVQNKETGDEELLETDGVFVAIGHNPNTSFLKGQVKTDELGYIVVEPGTTKTNVEGVFACGDVQDHIYRQAITAAGTGCMAAMDCEKFLEGAATVDWSQSLS, translated from the coding sequence ATGAACAAAGTGATCATTCTTGGAACCGGTCCGGCAGGATTAACCGCCGCCATCTATTTGGCCCGGGCAAACATGAAGCCGTTGGTGGTGGAGGGACCGGAACCGGGAGGACAGCTGACTACCACCACCGATGTGGAAAATTTCCCTGGATTTCCCGACGGTATCCTTGGGCCGGAGCTAATGAATCATATGCGTAAGCAGGCAGAACGCTTTGGAGCAGAGTTTAAACGCGGGTGGGTGACTGATGTTGATCTTTCCAACCGCCCCTTTCGCATTCAGGTGGACAGCTTAGGTGAGTTACAGGCGGAATCCCTGGTCATTTCCACAGGAGCATCAGCCAAGCTCTTGGGTATCCCCGGTGAAAAAGAAAACATGGGGCAAGGGGTAAGCACCTGCGCCACCTGTGACGGCTTTTTCTACCGTGGTAAAAAGATCATTGTAGTCGGCGGGGGCGATTCAGCGATGGAAGAAGCCAACTTCCTGACCAAATTTGCCTCAGAAGTAACCGTGGTACACCGCCGTGATGAGCTTCGGGCCTCCAAGATTATGCAGGACCGTGCCAGAGAAAACGAAAAAATCAAGTGGGCATTAAACCGGGTACCGGTAGAAGTGATTACCAAGGAAGATGGCGGTGTCAAAGGATTAAAGGTGCAAAACAAAGAAACAGGAGATGAAGAGCTCCTGGAGACTGACGGTGTCTTTGTCGCTATCGGTCATAACCCCAATACCAGCTTTTTGAAGGGTCAAGTAAAAACGGATGAACTGGGCTATATCGTGGTGGAACCTGGAACCACCAAAACCAATGTGGAGGGTGTCTTCGCCTGTGGTGATGTGCAGGATCACATTTATCGCCAGGCGATCACCGCCGCTGGTACCGGCTGTATGGCGGCAATGGATTGTGAAAAGTTCCTGGAGGGAGCCGCTACCGTAGATTGGAGCCAAAGTTTGTCATAA
- a CDS encoding isochorismate synthase: MSTINQLEHCSGVERAAALARQQRQAVLISRTLRIDAVDPLDFFAAGTDSYGGERGVLADPGEMLTLVGVGVCDRIDVQTSSRSRFTTVEKEWNRRLERLVTEGPFIKGAGPLLMGGFAFDPEQPGSNTWKTHLSASFVLPKYLLTVRKDGCWLTANRWIAPDENETEIARIWEQEQAELLQRASQSLRDKGPATWEVEEVAPQRWKETVRQSAADIRAGILRKVVLARELRLKAAHPFVPEAVLSQLRREQTNNYLFAMERGNSCFVGATPERLVKRDGDQLLSACMASTIRRSEDPDEDRQLKEQLMQDAKNREEHAAVVSMIRAVFQRECESVEIPDAPTLYTVRNMHHLFTPVTGYTRSDTTLLSMVGHLHPTPAMGGFPQADATAMIREREGMDRGWFAGPVGWIDRNGDGEFVVAIRSGVLRDKCAFLFAGCGIVGDSDPESEYEETKIKFQPMLSALKGAGEE, encoded by the coding sequence GTGTCAACGATCAATCAATTGGAGCACTGCTCAGGAGTAGAACGGGCCGCAGCTTTGGCACGTCAGCAGCGGCAAGCTGTGCTTATCAGCCGCACCCTCCGCATCGATGCGGTTGATCCCTTGGATTTCTTTGCGGCTGGAACCGACTCATATGGGGGAGAGCGTGGAGTACTGGCTGATCCGGGAGAAATGCTTACTTTGGTAGGAGTGGGCGTCTGTGACCGCATTGACGTACAAACTTCCTCCCGTAGCCGTTTTACAACGGTGGAAAAAGAGTGGAATCGTCGCCTGGAGCGATTAGTGACGGAAGGACCGTTTATAAAGGGAGCAGGACCCCTATTGATGGGAGGATTTGCTTTTGACCCGGAACAGCCGGGGAGTAACACCTGGAAAACGCACCTTTCGGCCTCTTTTGTTCTTCCGAAATACCTGCTTACCGTCCGTAAGGATGGATGCTGGCTAACCGCTAACCGCTGGATTGCACCGGATGAAAATGAAACAGAAATCGCCCGCATATGGGAACAGGAGCAGGCGGAACTGTTGCAGCGAGCCAGCCAATCACTACGGGACAAGGGACCGGCTACATGGGAAGTGGAAGAAGTAGCCCCCCAACGTTGGAAGGAAACGGTACGCCAATCCGCCGCCGATATTCGTGCCGGCATCCTACGCAAAGTGGTATTGGCACGGGAACTCCGGTTGAAGGCTGCCCACCCGTTTGTACCGGAGGCGGTGTTATCTCAACTACGCCGGGAACAGACGAATAATTATTTATTTGCGATGGAACGGGGAAACAGCTGTTTTGTCGGGGCGACCCCGGAGCGGTTGGTAAAGCGTGATGGTGATCAACTCCTTTCCGCTTGCATGGCCAGTACGATTCGGCGAAGTGAAGACCCAGACGAAGATCGGCAATTAAAAGAGCAGTTGATGCAGGATGCGAAAAACCGGGAGGAGCACGCGGCGGTAGTCAGTATGATCCGCGCAGTGTTCCAACGAGAGTGCGAGTCTGTTGAAATTCCGGATGCTCCTACGTTGTATACGGTACGAAATATGCATCATCTTTTCACTCCTGTGACCGGATATACCCGCTCGGATACAACGCTGCTGTCGATGGTGGGTCACCTCCATCCCACACCGGCGATGGGCGGATTTCCGCAAGCGGATGCGACTGCCATGATCCGGGAGCGGGAAGGAATGGATCGCGGTTGGTTTGCGGGGCCGGTAGGATGGATCGATCGCAACGGAGACGGCGAGTTTGTGGTGGCCATCCGCTCCGGTGTGTTGCGAGATAAGTGCGCTTTTCTCTTCGCCGGTTGTGGGATTGTAGGCGATTCCGATCCGGAGAGTGAATATGAGGAGACGAAGATTAAGTTTCAACCGATGTTGTCGGCATTGAAGGGAGCCGGTGAAGAATGA
- a CDS encoding YeeE/YedE family protein, whose translation MPLQRPTLPNVQTGIVTLALVAAILLSFTIWNGYGTQQTVLYGIGFLLGYTLFHARFGFTSAFRRLLSVGQGAGLRSHMLMLAVASTLFAPILASGFSFFGNEPTASVSPVGVSLVVGALLFGIGMQLGGGCASGTLYAVGGGSSSVLFTLFGFITGSVIGAWHWDFWTNHTPSLPPFSLAENTGLGYGGALVVQLVAFAAVAWLTLWIAKKRRPPAMKPLPSADGWKRIIRGAWPLWGAAILLAVLNAATLLVRGQPWGITSAFALWGSKIASYLGIDVTQWAYWSGERGAPLEASVLADATSVMNFGIILGAMLASAASGAFVLRKLRGKVVTASLIGGLIMGYGARLAYGCNIGAFFSGIASFSLHGWVWVIMALIGTYIGLLFRPWFGLSNPKPDDSVC comes from the coding sequence ATGCCACTGCAGCGGCCGACATTGCCCAATGTGCAAACGGGTATTGTCACTCTCGCTCTCGTTGCTGCCATCCTTTTATCCTTTACAATCTGGAACGGATATGGAACCCAACAAACCGTCTTATATGGAATCGGCTTTTTATTGGGATATACCCTGTTCCATGCCCGTTTCGGCTTTACCTCCGCCTTTCGCCGGTTGCTGTCCGTGGGGCAGGGGGCGGGCTTACGGTCCCATATGTTAATGTTGGCCGTCGCTTCTACCCTATTTGCCCCGATTCTCGCCAGCGGATTCAGCTTTTTCGGCAATGAACCGACGGCATCCGTCTCTCCCGTCGGTGTCAGTTTGGTGGTAGGGGCACTGCTGTTTGGCATTGGTATGCAATTGGGCGGCGGTTGTGCTTCCGGCACCTTGTATGCTGTCGGAGGCGGAAGCTCATCGGTTTTGTTTACGCTGTTCGGTTTTATCACAGGTTCCGTCATTGGAGCTTGGCATTGGGACTTTTGGACCAACCACACGCCTTCCCTTCCTCCGTTTTCCCTCGCGGAAAACACCGGTCTGGGCTATGGTGGAGCCCTGGTTGTGCAATTGGTCGCCTTTGCCGCCGTCGCATGGTTAACGTTGTGGATTGCAAAGAAGCGTCGTCCACCGGCGATGAAGCCTCTACCCAGTGCGGACGGCTGGAAGCGAATCATCCGGGGAGCATGGCCGCTATGGGGCGCCGCGATCCTGTTGGCCGTTTTAAACGCCGCCACGCTGCTGGTTCGGGGACAGCCCTGGGGAATCACCTCCGCTTTTGCCCTTTGGGGTTCCAAAATCGCTTCCTACCTTGGTATCGATGTGACACAGTGGGCTTATTGGTCCGGCGAGCGGGGAGCTCCCTTGGAAGCCTCCGTGTTAGCGGACGCCACCAGCGTGATGAACTTCGGCATCATTTTGGGTGCGATGCTCGCATCCGCCGCCAGTGGTGCCTTCGTTCTCCGCAAGCTACGCGGAAAAGTGGTGACCGCTTCCCTGATTGGCGGTCTGATCATGGGTTATGGTGCCCGCTTGGCATATGGCTGCAATATTGGGGCCTTTTTCTCCGGTATCGCTTCCTTCAGCCTACACGGATGGGTATGGGTGATTATGGCCTTAATCGGAACCTATATCGGCTTACTTTTCCGTCCATGGTTTGGCCTGTCCAATCCCAAACCGGACGATTCCGTCTGCTGA